TCATCCCCTTCCTGCGCAACGTCACGCGCGGGCGCGGCATCCCCGACGAGCGCCTCGAGGAGGTCGCCCACCACTACCGCCACTTCGGCGGTGTGAGCCCCATCAACCAGCAGAACCGCGAGCTGCAGGCGGCGCTGCAGGCCGAGGCCGACCGCCGCGGGCTCGGGATTCCGATCTACTGGGGCAACCGCAACTGGGATCCCTACCTGCCGGAGGCCCTGCAGCAGGCCTTCGACGACGGCCACCGCACGATCCTCGGCCTCGCGACGAGCGCCTATTCGAGCTTCTCGAGCTGCCGCCAGTACCGGGAGGACTTTGCGAACGCTCTCGAGGCCACCGGACTCTGGGGCCAGGTGCGCATCGACAAGGTGGCGCAGTTCTTCGACGCGCCCGGTTTCGTCGCGCCCTTCGTCGCCGGGGTCGTGGATGCCCTCCGCACGCTTCTCGCTGACGGCGTCGACCTCACCGGGACGCGCGTGCTCTTCGCGACCCACAGCATCCCGACGACCGATGCCGAGCGCAGCGGGCCGCGCGACGTCGAGTGGGGCGAGGGCGGTGCCTACGCCGCGCAGCACCTCGCCGTGAGCGGGGTCATCATCCAGCGGGCGATCGCGACGCTGCGTGAAGAAGGGGCCGACGTGCCCGACGTCGAGTGGCAGCTCGTCTACCAGAGCCGCTCGGGCCCTCCGACGCAGCCATGGCTCGAGCCCGACATCAACGACGCGATCGCCGAGCACGCCGCCGCGGGTGCGACGACGATCGTCATGGTGCCCGTGGGCTTCGTGAGCGACCACATGGAGGTCATGTGGGATCTCGACACGGAGGCGATGGAGACGTGCGAGGAGCACGGCGTGCGCGGCCTGCGCGTGCCCACCCCGGGCGTCGACCCCGTCTACGTGAGCGGACTCATCGACCTCGTCGAGGAGCGCCTGCGCGGCACGGCACCTGCCGACCGCGTGCGCGAGACGACGCTCGGCCCCTGGTACGACGTGTGCCGCCCCGGCTGCTGCGAGAACGTGCGCGCCGGCTTCAAGCCCGCCATCTCGGGGCTCGAGCCGTGAGCCCCAGTTCGTCATCAGACTCCGCCGCCCCGATCCGGCTCGGCACCCGCGGTTCCGCGCTCGCCCTCGCGCAATCGCAGCGCGTCGCCGACTCGATCGCGGCCCGCACCGGCAGCCCGGTCGAGCTCGTGACGATCTCGACGCTCGGCGATCGCTCGACCGCTCCGCTCGAGAGCCTCGGCGGCGCGGGCGTCTTCGTGACGGCCGTGCGCGAGGCCCTGCTCGCCGGGGAGTGCGACGTGGTCGTGCACTCGCTGAAAGACCTGCCGACGGGCCCGCACCCCGAGCTGCGCATCTCGGCGATTCCCAAGCGGGCGGATGCGCGCGATGCGATCGTCGCGCGCGACGGCCTGACGCTCGAGCAGCTGCCGGCCGGCGCTCGCGTCGGCACCGGGTCGCCCCGGCGCCGCGCGCAGCTGCGGAGGCGGCGCGACGACCTCGAGGTCGTCGACCTGCGTGGCAACGTCGACACGCGCATCGGCCGCGTGCTCGGCTCTGAACCAACCGGCGACCGCGAGGGCATCGAGGCCGACCTCGACGCCGTCGTGCTCGCGGTCGCGGGCCTCGAGCGCCTCGGGCGCGACGACGTCATCACCGAGCACCTCGGTATCGCGGGCTGGCCGACCGCGCCCGGGCAGGGCGCCCTCGCGGTCGAGACGCTCGCGAGCGTCTCCGGCCCGCTGCGCTCGGCCCTGCAGGGCATCGACCACGCCGCGACGCGCACGAGCGTCGAGGCCGAGCGCGCCGTCCTGCGCCTGCTCGAGGCCGGCTGCTCGGCCCCGCTCGGCGCCAACGCCTTCATCGACGGCGGCATGCTCTTCCTCGCCGCGCGCGTCTACTCCGACGCGGGCGAGCAGGTGTCGGCCGCCCACGCGCTCTACGTCGACGACACGCGCACGCCCGGCGAGGATGCCGCGAAGCGCGTCGTCGACGAGCTGCTCGAGCTGGGCGCCGCCGACCTCGCGCCGCTCGGCGGTGCGCGATGAGCGCGCCGACATCGGACACGCCGGGCGACCTCGGCCCGAGCATCCGCCCCCGCCGCCTGCGCTCGACGGCCGCGATGCGCGGTCTCGTGCGCGAGACCGAGCTGCGGCCGCACCAGCTCGTGCTGCCGGTGTTCGTGCGCGAGGGCCTCGACGCCCCGCAGCCGATCGCCTCGATGCCGGGCGTCGAGCAGCACTCGCTCGACAGCGTGCGTGCGATCTCGGCGCGCGCGGCCGCCGCGGGGCTCGGCGGCATCATGCTCTTCGGCGTGCCCGAGCGGCGCGACGCGGTCGGCTCGGGCGCGACCGACCCGCAGGGCATCCTCAACGCCGCCGCGCGCGCGGTCGTCGCCGAGGTGGGCGAGTCGCTCGTGGTGCAGACCGACCTCTGCCTCGACGAGTTCACCGACCACGGCCACTGCGGGGTGCTGGATGCCCAGGGCCGCGTCGACAACGACGCGAGCCTCGAGCGCTACGCGGCGATGGCCGTGGCGCAGGCCGAGGCGGGCGCGCAGCTGCTCGGCCTCAGCGGCATGATGGACGGCCAGACGCGGGTCGCCCGCGCCGCCCTCGATGCGGCCGGCTTCACCAACGTGGCCCTGCTCGCCTACTCGGCCAAGTACGCCTCGGCGTTCTACGGGCCCTTCCGCGACGCGGTCGAGTCGCCGCTGCAGGGCGACCGCCGCACGTACCAGCTCGACCCGGCCAACGCGCGCGAGGGCGTGCGCGAGGCCGCGCTCGATGTGCAGGAGGGCGCCGACATCGTCATGGTCAAGCCCGCGCTCGCCTACCTCGACGTGCTGCGCCGGGTCGCCGACGTCTCGCCCGTGCCGGTCTGGGCCTACATGGTCTCGGGCGAGCACGCCATGATCGCCGCGGCCGCCCAGCGGGGCTGGATCGACGGCGACCGCGCGCAGCTCGAAGCGCTCGTCTCGATCCGCCGCGCGGGCGCCGACGCCGTGCTCAGCTACGCGAGCCTCGACCTCGTCGAGAGAGGACTCATCGCATGACGCGCTTCGTCTCGGGGCGCACGCCCACCACCAACGCCGAGGCCTTCGAGCGCGCGCTCCTCGTGACGCCCGGCGGGGTGAACTCGCCCGTGCGTGCGTTCCGCTCGGTCGGTGGCACCCCCGTCTTCCTGGCGAGCGGCCGCGGCCCCTACGTGACCGATGTCGAGGGCACCGAGTACGTCGACCTCGTGGGGCAGTGGGGTCCGGCGCTGCTGGGGCACGCGCATCCCTCGGTCATCGCCGCCGCGCACGCCGCGGTCGACCGGGGGCTCGGCTTCGGCGCCGCCTCGACGGGCGAGGTCGAGCTCGCCGAGCTCGTGCTCGACCGGCTGACGCTGGGCGAGGGCCACGCCGAGCGCCGCGCGATCGAGAAGCTGCGGCTCGTCTCGACGGGCACCGAGGCGACCATGACGGCAATCCGGCTGGCGCGCGGTGCGACCGGACGACCACTGCTCGTCAAGTTCGCGGGCCACTACCACGGCCACTCCGACGCGCTGCTGTCGGAGGCCGGGTCGGGCATCGCGACGCTCGGCATCCCCGGCTCGGCGGGCATCACGCCCGAGACCGCGGCGCAGACCGTCGTCATCCCGTACAACGACGAGGCGGCGCTCGCCGCCGTGTTCGCGGCGCACGGCGACCGCATCGCGGCGGTCATCACCGAGGCCGCGGCCGCCAACATGGGCGTCGTGCCGCCCAAGCCCGGCTTCAACCGGCTGCTCGCCGACACCGCGCACGCGCACGGCGCGCTGCTCATCAGCGACGAGGTCATGACGGGATTCCGCTCGACGGCCGCGGGCTGGTGGGGGCTCGAAGAGCGCGAGGGGATGCCGTACGACGCCGACCTCACCACCTTCGGCAAGATCATCGGCGGTGGCCTGCCGCTCGCGGGCCTCGGCGGTCGCGCCGAGCTGCTCGACCTGCTCGCGCCGCTCGGCCCGGTCTACCAGGCGGGCACGCTGAGCGGCAACCCGGTCGCGGTCGCGACGGGCGCAGCGATGCTGCGCGGCGCGGGGCCCGAGGTCTACGAGCACCTGCGGCGTGCGGCCCGCGCGATCGGCGACGGGCTCTCGGCCGCGCTGGCAGCGGAGGGCGTCGAGCACATCGTCGCGTGGGCCGGCTCGCAGTTCTCGATCTTCTTCCGGGCGGATGCCCCGCAGAACTACGCCGAGGCCCAGGATCAGGCGACCTGGCGCTTCGGGCCGTACTTCCACGCGATGCTCGAGCACGGGGTCTCGCTGCCGCCGAGCGTGTATGAGGCGTGGTTCGTCTCGGCCGCGCACGACGACGCGGCGATCGACCGCGTGCTCGCGGCGGCGCGGCCAGCTGCCCGCGCCGCCGCGGCGGCGGTGCGCCCCTAGCCGCGGGCGGCGACCGCCTCGGCGAGCTGCGCCACGACCTCGTCGAGGCCCCAGGTGAGCGAGAGCGCGCTCGGCGGCGAGACGGCGGCGATGAACTCGACGCCGACGAGCTCGGCCACGGCGCCCTGCTCGATCGCGGGCAGCGACTGGGCGTAGCCGCCCTCGGTCACCGCGCGCACCTCGTCGTCGCTGTTGCCGTAGACGACGAGCACGTCGCTCTCGAGTTCGTTCACGCGCTCGTAGCTGAGGGTGAAGTAGAACGGCGACTCGTCGGTGTCGAGCGTGTCGACGGCGGGGGCGTTGACGAAGCCGAGGTCGAGCATGAACTCGACCCGGGGGTCTTCATCGGCGTAGACGTAGAACACGCCTCCGACGTCCCACGCCGTCGCGAGCGTGAGGCCGGCGAACTCGGGGTGGGCGGCGGCAGCCGCGGCGATCTCGGCGTCGATGCCCGCGAGCACGGCCTCGGCCTCGGTCTCGAGCCCGAGGGCCGTGCCGGTGATGCTGATGACGTCGCGCCACGGGGTCGTCCACGGCTGGTCGGGGTAGGCCACGGTCGGGGCGATCGCGCTCAGCGTGTCGTACTGCTCCTGCGTGATGCCGCTGTACTGGGCGAGGATCACGTCGGGGTCGGCGGCCGCGATCTCCTCGTAGGGAATGTCCTCCCCGGTGTTCGTGAGGATGATCGGCGTCTCGGCGCCGGCGTCGTCGAGCGCCTCGCGCACCCAGGGCAGCACGCCCTGCTCGTCGCCGCCGTAGCTCTGGAACGGCATCGCCACGGGCGTCACGCCGAGGGCGATGACGGCGTCGGCGGTGCTCCAGCCCCAGGTCGCGACGCGTTCGGGCTGCTCGGGGATGACGGTCTCGCCGAAGGCGTGCTCGATCGTGACGGGGAACCCGTCGGCAGGAGCGGAGGACTCGGGGGCGGCGGGCGGGGCGGCGCATCCGGTGAGCGCGGTGAGGGCGAGCGCGGTGATGAGGGCGGCGCTGCGGGCGGCGCGGCGGGGGCGTGTCACGAGGGGCTCCTTGCGAGGGGTCGGTGCGGGCGGGGGATGCTCGAGCCGCGTGGCTCGCTCAGTAAGGTTAGCCTAACCTAACTAACTCAGTGTCGCTGACCCCGCTCGCGGCAGCACGACGGGTCGGCCCGTGTCGGGGTCGGTGAGGATGCGCGCGTCGACCCGGAACGCCCGCTGCACGGTCTCGGCGGTGAGCACGGCGCCCGGCGCGCCCTGCGCGATGAGCCGCCCGCCTGCGAGCATCGCGAGCTCGTCGGCGTAGCGCGCCGCGAGCGTCAGGTCGTGCAGCACGATGACGACGGTCATGCCCGCCGCCGCCTCGCCGCGCAGCACGTCGAGCACCTCGACCTGGTGGGCGACGTCGAGCGCACTCGTCGGCTCGTCGAGCAGCAGGATGCGCGGCTGCTGCGCGAGCGCCATCGCGATCCACACCCGCTGCCGCTGGCCACCGCTCAGTTCGTCGACGCGGCGGTCGACGAGCCCGAGCGCGTCGGTGGAGGCGAGCGCTCGAGCCACGACGGCATCGTCGTCGCTGCGCTGTCCGCGGAACAGCCCGTGGTGGGGGTACCGTCCGCGCGCCACGAGGTCGCCGACCCGGATGCCCTCGGGCGCGAGCGGCGACTGCGGCAGGATGCCGATCGTGCGCGCGAGCCGCCGGCGCGGCACCCGGGCGAGATCGTGGTCGTCGAGCAGCACGCGCCCCGCGCTCGGGGCGATGAGCCCGGCGAGGGCGCGCAGCAGCGTCGACTTGCCGCTCGCGTTCGCCCCGACGAGCGCCGTCAGGCGACCGGGGGCGATCGCGAGGTCGACGCCGTGCACGACCGCTCGGTCGCCGTAGGCGAGATGCACCCCCTCGGCGCGCAGCTGAGGGCTCTCGGTGTGGGGCAGGTCAATCATGCGCGGGCCTCCGTGCGTCGGTCGCCCCGCACGAGCAGCGCCAGCAGCACGAGCGCGCCGAGGGCGCCCGTGATGAGGCCGACCGGGGGCTGGAAGGTCGAGGGGATGAGGTGCTGAGCGATGAGGTCGCAGCCGAGCACGACGGCGGCGCCGACGAGCGCGGCCGTGCTGAGCGCGGGGCCGCGACCGCGCAGACCTCGGGCGATCGGGCCCGCGGCGAAGGCGACGAAGGCGATGGGTCCCGCGGCACCGACCGCGACCGCGGTGAGGGCGCTCGTCACGACGATCGCACCCGCGCGTACGGCCACGGGATACCCGCCGAGCGCCCGCGCGGTGGCGTCGTCGAAGGCTTGCACCTCGAGCAGGCGCCGCCCGGCGAGCAGGAGCACCGCGCACAGGGCGAGCACGCCGCCGACGATCGCGATGTCGGGCCACGAGGGGGAGCCGACCGAGCCGACGAGCCAGAAGTAGGCACTGCCCGCGTCGACGAGCGCCGCGCGCGTCAGGGCGTAGCCGAGCACCCCGTTGGCGAGGAAGGCGAGGGCGACACCGACGACGACGAAGCGGGCGCCGCTCACCCCCCGCCCACCGAGGGTGACCGCGAGGGCCGCCGCGAGCAGCGCGCCGATGATCGCGGCCCCCGTGACGGCCGCGCCGCTCGCGCCCGCGACGATCACGAGCACGCCCGCGGCGCTCGCGCCCTGCGCGATGCCGACGATGTCGGGGCTCGCGAGGGGGTTGCGCACGACCGACTGCAACAGGGCTCCGGCCAGGCCGAGTGCGGCCCCCACGAGCAGGGCGAGCACGAGGCGCGGCAACCGCACGCCCTGCACGATGAACGCGGCACCCGGAGCGCTCTCGAGGCCGAGCAGCGCGGCGACGACCTCGGCGGGGGAGAGGGCGACGGCGCCGAGACCGAGCGCGAGCATCCCGAGCACGGCGATCGTCAGGAGCAGGCCGCCGTCGACGGCGAGCGCACGGCGGCGGTCGCGTGCCCGCATGCCGGCGAGCTGCCGCATCGGGTCGACGGGATGCTCGAGCCGGCTCACAGCGCCGCCCCCGCCCGCGAGCGCACGAGGGCGATGAGCACGGGGGCTCCGAGCACGGCGACGACGATGCCGGCCTCGATCTCACCGGGGGGTGCGACGAGGCGGCCGAGCACGTCGGCGGCGAGCACGAGGGTCGCGCCCGCGACGCCCGCGAGGGGCAGCAGCGCGCCGTGGCGCGGCCCGACGAGCCACCGCGCGAGGTGCGCGCCGACGAGGCCCACGAAGACGAGCGGTCCCGCGAGCGCGGTGGCCGCGCCGGCGAGCAGCACGATGCCGAGCAGGCTCAGCGCGCGCGTGCGGCCCAGCCGGACGCCGAGCCCGCGTGCCACATCGTCACCGAGCGCGAGCGCGTCGAGGGGCCGAGCGAGCAGCAGCGCGACGACGAGGCCCGCGGCCAGCAGGGGAGCGAGCGCGACGGCTTCGTCGAGGCCGCGGGCGGTGAGGGCGCCGACGGTCCAGAAGCGGTAGCGGTCGAGCGTCTCCGGATCGCTCAGCAGCAGCAGCGAGGTCGCCGAGGTCAGCGCCGCCGTGACGGCCGAGCCCGCGACGACGAGCAGCACGGGCGCGTCGGCGATGCGCGGGCGCGCGGCGAGGGCGGCGATGAGCGCGGAGGCGCCGAGGGCACCCACGAGTGCGAGCCCCGCGAACGCGAGCGGGCTCGATGCGCCGAGCACGGCGATGCCGAGCACGACGGCGAAGGCGGCGCCCGCGGTAACACCGAGCAGTCCCGGGTCGGCGATGGGGTTGCGCGTGACGCCCTGCATGATGCCCCCGGCGATGCCGAGCCCGGCTCCGGCGAGCAGGCCGATGACGGTGCGGGGCACGCGTAACTCACGCACGACGACGAGGTCGACGGGGTCGAGCCCCGGGTCGCCGGGTCGCAGCACCGCCGTCAGCACCGTGCCGAGGTCGATGCCGCGCGCGCCGAGCGCGAGGCTCGCGACGACGGCGAGGAGCAGCGCGACCACGAGGGCGGTCGCGCCGAGGGCGCGGCGGCCCTGTGCTTCAGCGCGCCTCACTGCGCTTCGCTGCGCCCGCGCCGCCAGTAGCCCATGAAGGCCACGTTCGTGCGGGCGATGCCGAGCTCGCTCACGAGGTGTCGACGCAGCTGCTTGACCATCGCCGCCTCGCCGGCGATCCAGGCGTAGAACTCGCCCGACTCGGGGTCGAGCGGTGAATCCCACAGCAGCGCGCTGTCGACATCCACGTCGTCGAGAACGTCGGGCGTCGCGCGCACGACCGAGGAGAGCTCGCGCATGTGCCGCGGCAGCCAGCGCTGCACGGCGCGCGTGAGCAGCTCGCCGTGCGGCGCGATCGCCTCGAAGCCCTGCGCGGTCTCGCACCCGGCGTCGCGCGCGAGCCAGGTGAGCCGCGAGCGCCCGCGGGGCACGACGTTCTGCACGTCGGCACTCGAGGCGACCTCGATGAAGGCCTGCGCCGTCACCCCCGGGTCGAGCGATTCGAGGATCGAGCAGATCGCGGGGGCTGCCGTCTCGTCGCCCACGAGCAGCACGTGGCGGGCCGCGCCCGGGCGCCAGTCGCATCCGATCGTCGGGTCGGCCGTGCGGGCGTCCGGTCCGATGACGATGAGGCGATCGCCGAGGGATGCCCGCCGCAGCCACCGCGCGGCCGGGCCGTCATCCACCCCGGGGGTCGGCTCGTGCAGCACCATGTCGATGTCGAGCTGCCGCCGGTCGGGGCGGATGCCGCGCACGGTGTAGGTGCGGAAGGGGTTGCGGCGAGCATCCGGCAGCGCCCGCCAGCGGGCGTACCAGTCGCCCGCCCGCTGCGCCGCCTCGTCGTGCTCGCCGAGGTCACACAGCGAACCGTCGTCGAGGGGCAGTACGAGCTTGATGCGCTGGTCGAGCCCGCGCGTGCCGAAGACGACGAGGTCGTCGCCGGTCACGGTGACGCGCACGAGGTGGGGGCTGAGCGGCAGCACGCGCTGCACCGTCACGGCGTAGGGGCGGTAGGCGGGGTGGGTGACCGCCTCGGTCGCCTCGCCAGGTAAGGTAAGCATTACCTAAGTATGCATGGTGCCGCGAGGGTAGCACCACGCCCCCTCCCCTGGGAATCCCCTCAGCATCACTCGACCCCTCGAGGGCGGGGCGCACTACGCTGGGGGAGTTGCCGCGGCCGATCCGCCACGGTCGGGCAGCGTGAGGAGTGCGTCATGAGAGGCAAGATCCTGTTCGCCGCCGGCCTCGCCGTCGGCTACGTGCTGGGCACCCGCGCCGGCCGCGAGCGCTACGAGCAGCTCAAGAACGCCGCGATGGGCTTCTGGAACGACCCCCGCGTGCAGCACCGGGTCGACCAGGTCGAAGACTTCGTGAAGGAGAAGGCGCCCGAGGTCGCCGAGTTCGTCTCCGACGGCGCCAAGAAGGTCGTCGACCAGGTGACGGGTCGCGGGGCGGCCAAGAAGCCGGTCGCGTCCAAGCCCGCTGCGAAGAAGCCGACCACCGCTGCGAAGAAGCCCGCCGCGTCGTCATGAGCGAGCCCGCGCCGGCCACGACGCGCGAGCGCCGCGGCCTCTTCCAGCTGATCGCCGACATTCCCGGGCTTATCCGTGAGCTCATCGAGGCCGAGATCGAGGCGCTCAAAGCCGAGATCGTCGGCAAGCTGAAGGCCGCCGGCATCGGCGCCGGGTTCCTCGTCACCGCCGGCGTGTTCGCGTTCTTCGCGACGCTCGTGCTCACGGCTGCCGGAATCCTCGCGCTCGCGCTCGTGCTCCCGCCCTGGGCCGCGGCCCTCATCGTCGGCGGAGCCCTGCTCGTGCTCGCGGGCCTCGCCGCCGCCATCGGCGTCGCGCAGCTCAAGCACGGGGTGCCGCCCACCCCCACCCAGACCATCGAGAGCGTCAAAGAAGATGTCCGCGTCGTGCGCGGACTGAGAAAGCGAGGAGCATCATGAGCGATACCGTCGCAAGCACCGTCTCCGCCACCCGTGCCCGCCTCGAGCAGACGCTCGACGCGATCGACGAGAAGCTCGACGTCAAGAAGCAGGCCGGTGAGCTCACCGAGCGCGTCAAGACCTCGTACCAGCAGAACCCCGTGCCGTGGATCATCGGGGCGACCGCCGCGACCGTCGTGGTCGTGGGCCTCGTCGCCTGGGCGATCTTCAGCGACGACTGAGCTTCCGGCCGATTATGACTCTCGCGCGAGCGGAGTCATCATGGAGGAGATGTTCTCCTCCCTGCACGACGTGACGATCGAGCGCACACCCACGGGCGCGCTGCCCGTCATCAAGCCCCTGCTCGGCTGGACGGTGCTGGTGCCGCGCGGCGGCAAGTGGGGCGACGGCGTCGCCGCGCAGTTGCGCGCGCTGGGCGCCGTGCCGGTCATCGCGCCCCTCATCAACTTCGCCGGCACCGAGCATCCCGAGCAGCTCTCCGCGGCGCTCGAGCGCCTGCAGTCGGGCGCGTACGGCTGGCTCGTCGTGACGAGCGCCACCACGGTCGACGTGCTCGTCGGCCACGACGTGCGCGTCCCCGCGACGACGCGCATCGCCGCGGTCGGCGAGACCACCGCGCACGCCCTGCAGCTGGCCGGCTACTCGGTCGACTTCGTGCCGAGCGACCACTCGGCGCGCGGGCTCGTGCGCGAGTGGCCGGGCACCGCGGCGCAGGGTGCCGTGCTCGTGCCGCAGAGCGAGATCGCCGAGCCCACGCTCGTGAGCGGCCTCGCCGACCGCGGCATCGACGCGCAGTTCGTGAGCGCCTACCGCACGGTCGGAGTCACCGCCCCCGCCGCGGTCGTCGCCGACGTCGCCGCCGGGCGCATCCGGGGCCTCATCGTGAGCTCGGGCAGCGTCGCGCGCCAGATCGCCGAGCAGTTCGCGCCGCTGCCCGAGGGCACCGTCGTCGTCTGCATCGGCCCGCGCACGGCCTTCGACGCCCGCGCGGCCGGCCTCACCGTGCACCGGATCGCGGACGAGCGTTCGACCGCGGCCCTCGTGCGCGCGCTCGCCGAGTATGCGATGAACCCCGACGACAGCGTTCCGCCGGTCGTCTCCTAGCCCCCCGCGAGCAGCGCGACGATCGCGAGCAGGGGTGGCACGCCCTGCGCCAGCGCGATCGGGATCATGCGGGGCGGCGCCGTGAGCGCGAGGCCCGCGCCCGCGAGCCCCATGATCGCGCATCCGGTGACGATGACGGCGACGCCCGCGATCGAGCCGGCATCGATCGCCACGAGCACGATGCCGAGAAACACGACGATGCCGAGCCCGAGGTTGTAGAGCCCCTGGTTCACGGCGAAGAGGCGCAGCGGCGGCGAGTCGTGCTCCGCCCGCACCCCGAACAGGCGCCGGCCGAACGGCAGCCGGAACAGCACGCTCTCGAGCACGAAGAACGCCACGTGCAGGGTCGCCGCCATGCCGGCGAGCACGAGGCCGATGAGGGTCAGTCCGATCATGCGGTCTCCGTCTCGATGCGGGCGGTGGGGGATGCGGAGCTCGCGCCGACCCGCACGGCCAGTCGCCCGGCCACACGGCCGGCGAGCACCTCGGCGGCCTGCTCGGCGGCCTCCTCCAGCTCGACGACGCGCGCGATGTCGTCGACCACCGCCGGGTCGAGGTCGCGCGCGAGTCGCGCCCACGCCTGCTCGCGGCGGGCGAGCGGGGTGAGCGAGGAGTTGACGCCGAGCAGCGCCGCGCCGCGCAAGATGAAGGGCATGACGGTCGTACTCAGCGCGGGCGAGGCCGCGTTGCCGCACGCAACCGCCGCGCCCTCCTGCCGCAGCTGGCTGAGCGCGGTCGCGAGGGGTTGCCCGCCGACGGCGTCGATGACGCCCGCCCAGCGCTGCGACTCGAGCGCGCGCGGGGGTCGGTCGGGCTCTGAGCGGTCGAGCTCGCGGCGGTCGAGGATGCTCGCGGCGCCGAGCGCCCGCAGGCGCGCGGCGCTCTCGGGCCGCCCGGTCGCGGCCGTGACCGTGAAGCCCGCGCGCGCGAGCAGGGCGACCGCGAAGGATCCGAGTCCGCCACTGGCGCCCGTCACGAGCACGTCGCCCTCAGTGATTCCGTGCCGCTCGAGGGCGAGCACGGCGAGCATGGCAGTGAAGCCTGCGGTTCCGATGCCGGCGGCCTGTGCATCCGTGAACGCGGAGGGCGTGGCCACGAGCGTGCCGCCGTCGAGCAGCGCGCGCTCGGCGAGGCCCCCGGCCCGCGTCTCGCCCGCCCCGGCGCCGTTCAGCAGCACGCGATCGCCCGGGGCCCAGCGCGCGTCGCTCGAGGCGATCACGGTGCCGACGACGTCGATGCCGGGCACGAGGGGCGAGCGGCGCACGACGCCGGGGGTGCCGGCGAACGCCAGGGCGTCCTTGTAGTTGAGGCCCGAGTAGCTCACCGCGACCTCGACATCGCCGCGCTCGTCGGCGGCGGGGCTCAGCACGGTCTCGTCGAGCTCGATGAGCTCGACGCGCGGGCCCGCGTCATCGAGGGTGATCTGCCAGCCGCGCGTCATGCCCGCCAGCCTAGGCCGCGCGGCGTCGCCCGGCGAGGGCTCAGCCGAAGAGCAGTGCGGCCTCGTCGTAGCGCGCTTGCGGCACGGTCTTGAGCTTTCCGAGCGCGGCCTCGAACGGCACGCGCACGATCTCGGTGCCGCGCAGGGCGACCATCTCGCCCCAGCGCGCATCGTCGACGGCCGAGATCGCGGCCATGCCGAGGCGCGTCGCGAGCACGCGGTCGAAGGCGCTCGGGGTGCCGCCGCGCTGGATGTGGCCGAGCGTCGTCGCGCGCGTCTCGATGCCCGTGCGCTCCTCGATCATGGGCGCGAGCATCTCGCCGATTCCGCCGAGCCGCGGGCGGCCGAAGGCGTCGAGGCCGCGCTCGGAGTGGGGCTGGTCGGCCCCGTCGAGCGTGAAGCCCTCGGCGACGACGACGAGCGGCGCCCGCCCGCGGTCGTAGGCGCTCTGCACCCACGCGCACAACTGGTCCATGCTCGTGTTCTGCTCGGGGATGAGGATGGCGTGGGCGCCGGCCGCCATGCCGGAGTGCAGGGCGATCCAGCCGACGTGGCGGCCCATGACTTCGGCGACCATGCAGCGGTTGTGGGCGTCGCCCGTCGTGCGCAGGCGGTCCATCGCCTCGGTCGCGATGCCGACGGCCGTGTCGAAGCCGAAGGTGTAGTCGGTGGCATCGAGGTCGTTGTCGACGGTCTTCGGCACTCCGACGATACGGATGCCCGCATCCGTCAGCCGCTTCGCCGCCGCGAGCGTGCCCTCGCCGCCGATCGCGATGAGCGCGTCGAGGCGGTTCTCGGCGAAGACGTCGTTGATGCGGTCGACGCCGCCGCGGCCCTCGAAGGGGTTCGTGCGGCTCGTGCCGAGGATCGTGCCGCCCTGCTTCGAGATGCCCTTCACCTCGTGCCGGCCGAGCGGCAGCGTGTCGTTCTCGACGAGCCCCTTCCAGCCGTCCTTGAACCCGACGAACTCGTGGTGGTGCACGGTGGTGCCGGTGAGCACGGCCCCGCGGATGACCGCGTTGAGGCCAGGGGCGTCTCCGCCGGAGGTGAGCATTCCGATGCGCATGGGTTCCATCATGGCCCGTCGCGGCGGGCGGCGCGAAAACGGGCGGGCTC
The sequence above is a segment of the Microcella humidisoli genome. Coding sequences within it:
- a CDS encoding acrylyl-CoA reductase family protein, with product MTRGWQITLDDAGPRVELIELDETVLSPAADERGDVEVAVSYSGLNYKDALAFAGTPGVVRRSPLVPGIDVVGTVIASSDARWAPGDRVLLNGAGAGETRAGGLAERALLDGGTLVATPSAFTDAQAAGIGTAGFTAMLAVLALERHGITEGDVLVTGASGGLGSFAVALLARAGFTVTAATGRPESAARLRALGAASILDRRELDRSEPDRPPRALESQRWAGVIDAVGGQPLATALSQLRQEGAAVACGNAASPALSTTVMPFILRGAALLGVNSSLTPLARREQAWARLARDLDPAVVDDIARVVELEEAAEQAAEVLAGRVAGRLAVRVGASSASPTARIETETA
- a CDS encoding uroporphyrinogen-III synthase, which translates into the protein MEEMFSSLHDVTIERTPTGALPVIKPLLGWTVLVPRGGKWGDGVAAQLRALGAVPVIAPLINFAGTEHPEQLSAALERLQSGAYGWLVVTSATTVDVLVGHDVRVPATTRIAAVGETTAHALQLAGYSVDFVPSDHSARGLVREWPGTAAQGAVLVPQSEIAEPTLVSGLADRGIDAQFVSAYRTVGVTAPAAVVADVAAGRIRGLIVSSGSVARQIAEQFAPLPEGTVVVCIGPRTAFDARAAGLTVHRIADERSTAALVRALAEYAMNPDDSVPPVVS
- a CDS encoding DUF1304 domain-containing protein, producing MIGLTLIGLVLAGMAATLHVAFFVLESVLFRLPFGRRLFGVRAEHDSPPLRLFAVNQGLYNLGLGIVVFLGIVLVAIDAGSIAGVAVIVTGCAIMGLAGAGLALTAPPRMIPIALAQGVPPLLAIVALLAGG
- a CDS encoding 6-phosphofructokinase, translating into MRIGMLTSGGDAPGLNAVIRGAVLTGTTVHHHEFVGFKDGWKGLVENDTLPLGRHEVKGISKQGGTILGTSRTNPFEGRGGVDRINDVFAENRLDALIAIGGEGTLAAAKRLTDAGIRIVGVPKTVDNDLDATDYTFGFDTAVGIATEAMDRLRTTGDAHNRCMVAEVMGRHVGWIALHSGMAAGAHAILIPEQNTSMDQLCAWVQSAYDRGRAPLVVVAEGFTLDGADQPHSERGLDAFGRPRLGGIGEMLAPMIEERTGIETRATTLGHIQRGGTPSAFDRVLATRLGMAAISAVDDARWGEMVALRGTEIVRVPFEAALGKLKTVPQARYDEAALLFG